In one window of Candidatus Scalindua sp. DNA:
- a CDS encoding efflux RND transporter permease subunit, translated as MHITKLGLNKPILVRLIFILIVFSGIYCYNSMPKYLDPDLNFNQAIITTTHKNLAPEDVEKFITSSIEKEIKDISGIKKMISSSSTNFSKIDVEFDDEIKEMNPKIQDLRNEVDKIDNFPDDTEKPIIKPLDTAFFPICLIALGGELTTDQLFEKAQELADELEDIKGISEVTALGKRERRVYINVDPRKLESYGLTMNTVVQEIHERNKNVTSGHIVIGDHTIGIRVMGKYTDVEEFKKLVFINEESDGVVLLEDFASIETGHEDATTLTKLKGKPAIILQVKRKKKSNVIKIIDKIKETAQRYQERSLQNLEITLFNNTSLEIRDRIGVLQKNAGIGMILVFVSLALFLGRRQAIFAFLGIPVCFFLTFILMKIFGLSINGISLFALVLVLGMIVDDAIIVLENIHRYLETGMKKKDAIIKGVEEVKWPLISAVLTSMAAFAPLFLISGIMGKFVSIIPKTIIFALIASLFEVLFMMPSHIMEFTRSSAKRKIKERAGIGRWRTQLPSLKSIKRFYRKIIIFCMRRRYLVVGIFILVLTLSLSAIPKIGVELFPSNDAYPRFDVKVWLPVGTRLDTTEEKLEEINTLLDIAFKEEIDSLISVAGFVEIEYMVTTAEHLGTINVVLKPAKKRSRSIESLAAATRDILKKINGIEEFKVQRLKEGPPSGPPVEIRVIGDNWDTLEQASLEVREKLKEIKGTIDVSSNYKKNMKELRVKLKPIKAKRYGITQQELSAAVQTAFEGIKASVYHEENEEIDVYVRLSKEYRKDFGSILNLSVATQDGQTIPLKEVAYLDIEPTTFQFMHFNRKRAITISSEVNSEITNSSRVNREMKTIINEEILPGYPEVSVHFGGEYEKTQKSVREVVLSFLLALFLIFLILSTQFNSFIQPVIVMLAIPFGTIGVVFGLIVSGSYFTFPTMIGIVGLAGVIVNDSIVLISFSNDLKKKGAKGKPYFPIIRASLTRFRPIFLTTITTVVGMLPMAIGIGGKSPLWAPLANTFVWGMIFSTSLILILIPCVYIIAEEIKQKFMKKYKRHSVLTE; from the coding sequence ATGCATATCACAAAACTCGGTCTTAATAAACCTATCCTCGTCAGGCTGATCTTCATCTTGATTGTTTTCTCAGGAATCTATTGCTACAACTCGATGCCGAAATACCTTGATCCTGACTTAAATTTTAACCAGGCAATCATTACGACCACCCACAAGAACCTTGCCCCCGAAGATGTTGAAAAATTTATCACCTCATCAATTGAGAAAGAGATAAAAGACATTTCAGGAATAAAAAAGATGATCTCCTCTTCATCCACTAATTTCTCAAAAATCGATGTAGAATTCGATGATGAGATCAAAGAGATGAATCCGAAGATTCAGGACCTCAGAAATGAAGTAGACAAGATTGATAATTTCCCGGACGACACCGAAAAACCCATCATAAAACCTCTTGACACAGCTTTTTTCCCAATCTGCCTCATCGCATTGGGTGGAGAGTTAACGACAGATCAATTGTTTGAAAAAGCTCAAGAGCTTGCCGACGAACTGGAAGATATCAAAGGCATTTCCGAAGTAACAGCACTCGGCAAACGTGAAAGACGGGTATACATCAATGTAGACCCGAGAAAACTCGAATCTTATGGCCTTACGATGAATACCGTAGTTCAGGAAATTCATGAAAGAAACAAAAACGTTACGAGTGGACATATAGTCATAGGAGATCATACAATCGGTATCAGGGTAATGGGAAAATATACCGATGTAGAAGAATTCAAAAAGCTTGTTTTTATTAACGAAGAATCAGATGGTGTCGTCCTCCTTGAAGACTTTGCCTCCATAGAGACTGGTCATGAGGACGCTACTACACTTACTAAACTCAAGGGTAAACCGGCTATCATACTTCAGGTAAAAAGAAAGAAAAAGAGTAATGTAATCAAAATTATAGATAAAATCAAGGAGACAGCACAGCGGTATCAGGAAAGGAGTTTACAAAATCTGGAGATAACCCTGTTCAATAATACTTCGCTTGAAATACGGGATAGAATAGGAGTGCTTCAAAAGAATGCAGGTATCGGCATGATATTGGTATTTGTATCGCTTGCTTTATTCCTGGGAAGACGGCAGGCGATTTTTGCGTTTCTGGGAATTCCTGTCTGTTTCTTTCTTACGTTTATTTTGATGAAAATCTTCGGCCTTTCCATCAATGGTATATCCCTTTTTGCCCTGGTTCTCGTTCTGGGAATGATTGTTGATGATGCAATTATTGTCCTTGAAAACATACATCGTTACTTAGAAACGGGTATGAAGAAAAAAGATGCAATTATCAAGGGTGTTGAAGAAGTAAAGTGGCCGCTCATTTCCGCTGTTCTCACTTCAATGGCAGCTTTTGCACCGTTATTTCTCATAAGCGGTATAATGGGCAAATTTGTCAGTATTATCCCAAAGACCATTATTTTCGCCCTTATTGCGTCTCTTTTTGAGGTGCTTTTCATGATGCCCTCTCATATCATGGAATTTACCCGGTCATCTGCAAAAAGGAAAATCAAGGAGAGGGCCGGGATAGGCAGGTGGAGGACTCAACTGCCTTCTTTAAAGAGTATAAAAAGATTTTATCGGAAGATCATTATCTTCTGCATGAGACGCCGCTACCTTGTCGTTGGAATCTTTATCCTTGTTTTAACGCTCAGTTTATCAGCTATTCCAAAAATAGGAGTTGAATTATTTCCATCAAATGATGCCTATCCGAGGTTTGATGTAAAGGTCTGGCTGCCGGTAGGAACGAGACTCGATACAACGGAAGAGAAGCTGGAAGAGATAAACACTCTTCTCGATATCGCATTTAAGGAAGAGATTGATTCCCTGATCTCAGTGGCAGGTTTCGTAGAGATTGAGTACATGGTTACTACTGCCGAACATCTGGGGACAATAAACGTAGTCTTGAAACCGGCAAAGAAAAGATCAAGGTCTATTGAATCGCTGGCAGCCGCAACAAGGGACATCCTGAAAAAAATTAATGGAATTGAAGAATTTAAGGTTCAGAGATTAAAGGAAGGCCCTCCTTCAGGACCACCGGTAGAAATAAGAGTAATCGGAGACAATTGGGACACGCTTGAGCAGGCATCTCTTGAAGTAAGAGAGAAATTAAAGGAGATAAAGGGAACCATCGACGTAAGCAGTAATTATAAGAAAAACATGAAAGAGCTCCGTGTAAAACTGAAACCGATTAAGGCAAAACGGTATGGTATCACACAGCAGGAACTTTCAGCCGCTGTACAGACAGCCTTTGAGGGAATAAAGGCTTCAGTGTATCATGAAGAGAATGAAGAAATTGACGTCTATGTACGGTTAAGCAAGGAATACCGAAAGGACTTTGGATCTATACTGAACCTCAGTGTTGCAACACAGGATGGACAAACAATACCCTTAAAGGAAGTTGCCTATCTTGACATAGAACCCACAACTTTTCAGTTCATGCACTTTAACAGAAAAAGGGCCATAACCATAAGCTCGGAAGTAAACAGTGAAATTACGAACTCTTCCAGGGTAAATAGAGAAATGAAGACAATAATCAATGAAGAGATTCTGCCCGGATACCCGGAAGTATCAGTTCATTTTGGAGGAGAATATGAAAAAACGCAAAAGTCTGTCCGGGAAGTTGTCCTCTCTTTTTTGCTCGCCCTGTTTTTAATATTTCTGATTCTCTCCACACAGTTCAACTCATTTATTCAGCCCGTCATTGTCATGCTTGCAATCCCTTTTGGAACTATTGGTGTAGTATTCGGGCTTATTGTGAGCGGGAGTTATTTTACGTTTCCCACCATGATTGGAATCGTCGGCCTGGCAGGCGTCATAGTAAATGATTCCATTGTGCTTATCTCTTTCAGCAACGATTTGAAAAAAAAGGGAGCAAAAGGGAAACCGTACTTTCCTATAATCAGGGCATCACTTACGAGGTTTCGGCCAATCTTCCTTACTACGATTACAACCGTAGTCGGTATGCTGCCTATGGCCATTGGAATCGGCGGGAAAAGTCCTTTGTGGGCGCCGCTCGCCAATACCTTTGTCTGGGGAATGATATTTTCCACCTCTTTGATCCTGATCCTAATCCCGTGTGTCTATATCATTGCTGAAGAGATAAAACAGAAATTTATGAAAAAATACAAAAGGCATTCAGTTCTTACAGAATAA
- a CDS encoding efflux RND transporter periplasmic adaptor subunit, protein MKRTIIFLVLFLSCQFTAADAAKDRKIKTIAVEKQHLTKTIEKTGTVIPWKSIKVSSEISGLLEHLNVDKGDQVTKEMILADVDRHSSFLQVEAAHTRYNKAVVNKKLVENPYRDDEIKVFRLQVEKFEENKKHEENAYKRISKLFSEGHVSEEERDDADTKYQVALTTLEIAKKDLEIANDGSRDEEIESAENEVLIAKKNLDIAENNFRKTRIVSVVEGVVSSKYAEEGEFVGIGQKLLEIVVLDPLKITFAVSEQELSYLFIGHEVEVTIPAIRKNISGKVRFISPVADPKTHLFNIELIVSNEKRDIYPGMTATIRLATNSIEAYPIRADWLRFNDNNLGVFTLSNNRVKFIPVNQENYLAKEIFLFEGLEEGDKIIIFSSQKLLPGELIND, encoded by the coding sequence ATGAAGAGAACAATCATCTTTCTCGTATTATTTCTTTCCTGTCAATTCACAGCAGCAGATGCAGCAAAAGACCGTAAGATCAAGACTATAGCTGTGGAAAAACAGCACCTCACAAAAACGATTGAAAAGACGGGTACTGTTATTCCCTGGAAGAGTATCAAAGTTTCATCAGAAATCAGCGGCCTTCTCGAACACTTAAATGTCGACAAAGGTGATCAGGTTACAAAAGAGATGATTCTTGCAGACGTTGACCGTCATTCCTCCTTTCTGCAGGTCGAGGCAGCACATACCCGTTATAACAAAGCAGTCGTGAATAAAAAACTCGTTGAAAATCCTTACCGTGACGATGAGATAAAAGTCTTCCGTCTGCAGGTAGAAAAATTTGAAGAAAACAAAAAACATGAAGAGAATGCTTATAAGCGGATTTCAAAGCTTTTTTCGGAAGGACACGTTTCTGAAGAAGAACGTGATGATGCTGATACGAAATATCAGGTTGCTTTGACGACTCTGGAAATAGCAAAAAAAGATCTGGAAATTGCAAATGATGGCTCCCGGGACGAAGAGATCGAATCGGCTGAAAACGAAGTCCTGATTGCCAAAAAAAATCTTGATATCGCGGAAAATAATTTCCGGAAAACAAGAATTGTATCGGTAGTCGAAGGTGTCGTTTCCAGTAAGTATGCCGAAGAAGGAGAGTTCGTTGGAATCGGTCAAAAGCTCCTTGAAATTGTGGTCCTGGACCCGCTGAAAATCACCTTTGCCGTCTCCGAACAGGAGCTCTCCTATCTTTTTATTGGCCATGAGGTTGAAGTTACGATTCCCGCAATCAGAAAGAATATTTCAGGTAAAGTAAGGTTTATCTCCCCGGTAGCAGATCCCAAAACGCATCTATTCAATATTGAACTTATTGTTTCGAATGAGAAGAGAGACATATACCCGGGAATGACTGCGACAATCCGCCTGGCCACAAACAGTATCGAAGCATATCCAATAAGAGCTGACTGGTTGAGATTTAACGATAACAACCTTGGAGTATTTACCCTGTCAAACAATCGAGTAAAATTCATCCCTGTCAATCAGGAAAACTATCTGGCAAAAGAGATATTTCTCTTTGAAGGTCTTGAAGAAGGAGACAAGATCATTATCTTTTCTTCCCAGAAACTGCTCCCGGGAGAACTAATTAATGACTGA
- a CDS encoding MFS transporter, which produces MQMKEEKERNISAWCIYDWANSAFATTVIAGILPLYFATVIVPSGGWELKLYGVSMVTNAATMWAFLSGLTALFVFITMPALGAVADYCGTKKKFLMVFCYGGSLFTGLMYFCGSGDVWMTMILFFLANAAFTSANIFYDAFLPEIVSGNEIDRVSGKGYAYGYLGGGLQFLICLALIFAHEKIGMSKESAVRISLLFSGIWWAGFATITFLGLRESKVNRSPGKDQHTFMLWYHIHQGISQTLSTVCSIKRYKDQVLFLIAFMFYNDGIYTVIRMATIFGKDELDLRDEILLGTLLLVQFIGIGGAVLFSRVAGAFGAKKVLIFVLFLWSGILCYAYFINSPVDFLLLGTAVGLVLGGSQSLSRSLYAAMVPRESAAEFFGFYSVSEKFSAIWGPFVFGIIRQVTGSSRLSILSLVGFFITGIVMLWLVEERRDSTA; this is translated from the coding sequence ATGCAGATGAAAGAGGAAAAAGAGAGGAATATTTCTGCATGGTGCATCTATGATTGGGCGAACTCAGCCTTTGCGACGACCGTAATTGCAGGTATTTTACCCCTGTACTTTGCTACCGTAATTGTTCCATCAGGTGGATGGGAATTGAAATTATATGGTGTGAGTATGGTTACCAATGCTGCGACGATGTGGGCTTTCCTGTCAGGATTAACAGCACTTTTTGTCTTTATAACAATGCCTGCCCTGGGCGCTGTTGCTGATTATTGCGGAACAAAAAAAAAGTTCTTAATGGTGTTTTGTTACGGGGGAAGTCTGTTTACGGGGCTCATGTATTTTTGTGGTAGCGGTGATGTATGGATGACGATGATATTATTTTTCCTTGCTAATGCCGCTTTTACGAGTGCAAACATCTTTTACGATGCATTTCTCCCGGAGATTGTCTCTGGAAATGAAATTGACCGAGTTTCCGGGAAGGGGTATGCTTATGGGTATCTTGGCGGTGGCCTTCAATTCCTCATCTGTCTCGCTTTGATTTTTGCACACGAAAAGATAGGCATGAGTAAGGAGTCGGCGGTACGCATAAGTCTGCTGTTTTCGGGAATCTGGTGGGCAGGCTTTGCGACAATTACCTTTCTTGGATTGCGTGAAAGTAAGGTAAACCGATCACCTGGTAAAGATCAGCATACGTTCATGCTGTGGTATCATATTCATCAGGGGATTTCGCAGACGTTGAGCACCGTCTGCAGTATCAAACGATATAAGGACCAGGTTTTGTTTCTTATTGCCTTTATGTTTTACAATGACGGTATCTACACGGTTATCAGGATGGCCACAATCTTTGGTAAGGATGAACTTGACCTGAGAGATGAAATCCTGCTCGGTACACTTTTGCTGGTGCAGTTTATTGGAATCGGGGGGGCAGTGCTGTTCAGTCGCGTTGCAGGGGCATTCGGTGCGAAGAAGGTGCTGATTTTTGTACTGTTTCTCTGGTCAGGTATACTTTGCTACGCGTACTTTATCAATAGTCCGGTCGATTTTTTACTTCTGGGAACAGCGGTAGGCCTCGTCCTTGGAGGGTCTCAATCTTTAAGCAGATCGCTGTACGCCGCTATGGTTCCCAGAGAGTCTGCCGCAGAGTTTTTTGGTTTTTATTCGGTATCTGAGAAGTTTTCTGCAATATGGGGGCCCTTTGTATTCGGAATTATCCGTCAGGTGACAGGGTCTTCCCGGCTTTCAATCCTGTCTCTCGTTGGTTTTTTTATTACGGGAATTGTGATGTTATGGTTAGTTGAGGAAAGGCGAGACAGCACAGCGTGA
- a CDS encoding DUF4438 domain-containing protein, with product MIKTNKNKLVIQSVVGQISSPTFSRNPYVISADGRPLVLPSVGGITYNIRVGDAAVGWAADHVEPGVSITNTEKSIGSWSPNAGLNTLACAGNKAKVISGDAKGAEGIVFGKHGGIEHVLIDFPSETLEKMAVGDKMQIKAYGTGLALTDYFPEILVMNISPDLLLKIPLKETKGVLDFPVTHLVPAAIMGSGLGSSHSYSGDYDIQMFDEQIVKKYGLGTLRFGDFVAITDADHSYGRIYKTGAVSIGIIVHSDCVIAGHGPGVMTVLTSAKGKIKPVINKKSNIKEYLKLT from the coding sequence GTGATCAAGACAAATAAAAACAAACTAGTAATCCAATCAGTAGTTGGGCAGATATCGAGTCCCACTTTTTCAAGGAATCCTTATGTTATCAGTGCCGATGGCAGGCCTCTTGTCCTCCCAAGCGTTGGCGGTATAACCTATAATATACGTGTTGGTGACGCAGCTGTCGGATGGGCTGCCGATCATGTTGAACCAGGGGTCAGTATTACAAATACTGAAAAATCCATCGGTAGCTGGTCCCCAAATGCCGGTCTCAATACATTAGCCTGCGCAGGAAATAAGGCAAAGGTCATATCCGGTGACGCGAAAGGTGCAGAAGGCATAGTATTTGGAAAACACGGAGGTATTGAACACGTTTTGATAGACTTCCCTTCAGAAACACTTGAAAAAATGGCAGTGGGAGATAAGATGCAGATAAAGGCTTACGGAACAGGTCTGGCCCTCACAGATTATTTTCCGGAGATCCTCGTCATGAACATCTCACCAGACCTCCTTTTGAAAATTCCGCTGAAAGAGACGAAAGGAGTCCTCGACTTTCCGGTAACCCATCTTGTACCCGCCGCAATAATGGGATCAGGACTTGGCTCAAGTCACAGCTACTCCGGAGACTATGACATACAGATGTTTGATGAACAGATTGTCAAGAAATACGGGCTAGGTACACTTCGTTTTGGAGACTTTGTGGCCATAACCGATGCTGACCACTCCTATGGAAGAATCTACAAAACAGGTGCTGTCTCAATTGGTATTATCGTACATTCAGATTGCGTCATTGCAGGTCACGGTCCAGGCGTTATGACGGTCTTAACCTCAGCAAAAGGGAAGATCAAACCTGTTATAAACAAGAAATCAAATATTAAAGAATATCTGAAACTAACCTGA